A genome region from Trichoderma asperellum chromosome 7, complete sequence includes the following:
- a CDS encoding uncharacterized protein (EggNog:ENOG41~SECRETED:SignalP(1-17)) has product MQFSIAAIVPFLASANAIITGIAVPETIKPGSPFELTIETENYIQTVADIAIAVGFAPGDGYPGALGELLGSFYLGPKNSNVIHNITETVTLPAGTAQGDGIITATVYSLYGVSHGPSLNTYNVTITVGSETSETLKSSSA; this is encoded by the exons ATGCAAttctccatcgccgccatcgtCCCCTTCCTGGCCAGCGCcaacgccatcatcaccggcATCGCGGTCCCTGAAACCATCAAGCCCGGCTCCCCCTTCGAGCTCACCATCGAGACCGAAAACTACATCCAAACCGTCGCTGACATTGCCATCGCCGTTGGCTTCGCTCCCGGCGATGGCTACCCCGGCGCTCTCGGCGAACTCCTCGGCTCATTCTACCTCGGACCTA aaaactCCAATGTCATCCACAACATCACCGAAACCGTCACCCTCCCCGCCGGCACTGCCCAGGGCGACGGCATCATCACCGCTACTGTCTACAGCCTCTACGGCGTTTCTCATGGCCCTTCACTCAACACCTACAACGTGACTATTACTGTCGGCAGCGAGACCTCTGAGACCCTCAAGTCTAGCTCCGCTTAA
- a CDS encoding uncharacterized protein (EggNog:ENOG41) codes for MKPADSASAAIRGATLAFQRDKLEQKQQQQQQQQQGQQEPATRHPLGRAQSHVAGRRDNGAYTAATEAVRSTGTTTANGSNNNNTIGTRAQLGPGRTISTASAPEQQQQQQHGAAVVGLGASRPQQQLESQQQRHTGGGGASSAAFASQAAHLGLAPAVSRKDVKNPSLIAATLAASRSASPTRTATTTTTTTTTTTTARMMAGRRAESVRTMSSASSAGGSVGGDVVDSGPLASAGSLISMFERGGGGGGGKGPSPPESVVSGAGAEDKIRPAVTVVLQKKAKKKPKKTPTVVERDVRAPPPTPPPAAKTRRDPMAETAPGGDGKSMSPAAEVSGAAVGQRPGFRRGDSSESQTAQKQQQQQQLNGNNNRDQPQRKHQQQQQQQLPTNKSKENKAITSPQRPMTPAASASAAANTAHPSSTGPLPQHKPKPKPKPKSSQPRSEATTSPPRAIHPATPPPLKPLMSRNVTEVVSPQPMRVTKTPLSPTASPHLTLNPSLHVALVSPSPDPPKKSHDVLVVKRPPTPPKPRGSHGHKRAESGDQPKLRGRSYSHNLDAAAANQSRASIASAMVRSGQSVSPQHSGSSRPSSMYLSTAQAVTPQHSGSSRPSSMYLSRRHSMASTASTPTRHPGSASPGHTQLDNLTDAIMAGSLASARLTPHHTGSTLVPPPVPKRQKSPRMLHTLRNPHQVSDEEDDSHKKGHRALLRKGKHAHHEGSRKKWREEIRPRERKRYEALWASNRGILLTDTRLMSPATSLSSDLDRDVSQCVANVVVREVWRRSRLPLDELAEIYDLVDRSRTGMLSRAEFVVGTWLVDQRLKGRKVPAKVTNSVWGSANGVTVKGPNGK; via the coding sequence ATGAAGCCCGCGGACAGCGCCTCCGCCGCAATTAGGGGCGCCACGCTGGCCTTTCAGAGAGACAAGCTCGAGCAgaagcaacaacagcagcagcagcagcagcagggacAACAAGAGCCGGCGACGAGACACCCCTTGGGGAGAGCCCAAAGCCACGTCGCGGGCAGGAGAGACAATGGCGCCTATACGGCTGCGACGGAGGCGGTTCGATCGACAGGCACGACGACGGCCAACGGCTCGAATAACAACAACACGATCGGCACGAGGGCACAGCTTGGTCCGGGGAGGACGATTTCCACAGCCTCGGcaccagagcagcagcagcagcagcagcatggcgCAGCGGTGGTGGGATTAGGTGCTTCgaggccgcagcagcagcttgaaagccagcagcagcgtcataccggcggcggtggcgccTCCTCAGCGGCGTTTGCCTCTCAGGCTGCGCATCTGGGCCTGGCGCCAGCGGTGTCGCGCAAGGATGTCAAGAATCCGAGCCTCATTGCGGCGACGCTGGCTGCGAGTCGGAGTGCGAGTCCGACGAgaacggcgacgacgacgacgacgacgacgacgacgactacgactgcgaggatgatggcgggGAGGCGGGCCGAGAGCGTGAGGACGATGAGCTCTGCGAGCAGTGCTGGGGGCAGCGTCGGTGGTGACGTTGTGGATTCGGGTCCGTTGGCGTCTGCCGGGTCGTTGATATCGATGtttgagagaggaggaggaggaggaggagggaaagGCCCTTCGCCGCCAGAGTCGGTCGTCAGCGGTGCCGGAGCTGAAGACAAGATCAGGCCAGCGGTGACGGTGGTGTtgcagaagaaggcgaagaagaagccaaagaagactCCGACGGTGGTCGAGCGAGATGTGCgggcgccgccgccgacgccTCCTCCCGCAGCGAAGACGCGCCGAGACCCGATGGCTGAGACAGCTCCGGGAGGGGACGGAAAGTCAATGTCGCCGGCGGCGGAGGTGTcgggtgctgctgttggtcaGCGACCTGGTTTTCGGCGAGGAGACAGCTCGGAGTCGCAAACTGCGcagaaacaacaacagcagcagcaacttaatggtaataataatagggATCAACCTCAGCGGaaacatcagcagcagcagcagcagcaacttccGACGAATAAATCGAAAGAGAATAAAGCGATCACTTCGCCTCAAAGGCCCATGACTCCAGCAGCgtctgcttcagctgctgcgaatACTGCGcatccatcatcaacagGTCCTTTACCGCAGCACAAACCAAAACCCAAACCCAAACCGAAGAGTTCTCAACCGCGGTCAGAAGCTACGACATCACCGCCGCGAGCGATCCATCCTGCTACGCCTCCGCCTCTCAAACCTCTTATGAGCAGGAATGTCACCGAGGTCGTGTCCCCGCAGCCGATGCGGGTGACCAAGACCCCGTTGAGTCCCACGGCCTCTCCGCACTTGACGCTGAACCCGTCTTTACATGTTGCTCTGGTATCGCCTTCGCCGGATCCGCCAAAGAAAAGTCACGATGTTTTGGTGGTGAAACGACCGCCTACGCCGCCGAAGCCGAGGGGGAGTCATGGCCATAAACGTGCAGAGAGTGGAGATCAACCTAAGCTGCGAGGAAGGTCGTATAGCCATAATTTGGATGCCGCAGCGGCGAATCAGTCGCGGGCTTCTATCGCTTCTGCAATGGTTCGGTCGGGGCAGTCTGTGTCTCCCCAGCATAGCGGATCCTCTCGGCCTTCCTCTATGTACCTCTCTACGGCGCAGGCGGTGACTCCCCAGCATAGCGGATCTTCTCGCCCGTCCTCTATGTACCTATCCAGGAGACACTCGATGGCGAGCACAGCGTCGACGCCTACACGACATCCTGGCTCCGCATCGCCGGGCCATACACAGCTGGATAACCTTACCGATGCCATCATGGCCGGATCGCTGGCTTCGGCTCGTCTGACGCCGCATCATACGGGTTCGACGCTGGTTCCTCCTCCGGTGCCGAAACGGCAGAAATCGCCTAGAATGCTGCATACGCTACGGAATCCTCACCAGGTATccgacgaagaggacgataGCCACAAGAAGGGACACAGGGCTCTATTGAGGAAGGGCAAGCATGCGCATCACGAGGGATCGCGGAAGAAGTGGCGCGAGGAGATTAGGCCGCGGGAGAGGAAGCGCTACGAGGCGCTGTGGGCGTCGAACCGCGGTATCTTGCTGACGGACACGCGGCTGATGAGTCCGGCTACGAGCCTCAGCAGCGATCTGGACAGGGATGTATCGCAGTGCGTGGCGAACGTGGTGGTGAGGGAGGTCTGGAGGCGCTCGAGGCTGCCGCTGGATGAGCTGGCTGAGATATATGACCTGGTGGATCGCAGCAGGACAGGGATGCTGAGCAGGGCCGAGTTTGTGGTTGGGACGTGGCTGGTTGATCAGAGGCTGAAGGGGAGGAAAGTGCCAGCAAAGGTTACAAATAGTGTCTGGGGGAGTGCGAACGGGGTGACTGTGAAGGGACCTAATGGGAAATGA
- a CDS encoding uncharacterized protein (EggNog:ENOG41): MGCRVCRARKVKCDGRPNGCRNCERLQLDCVGDNGLTASRNTPMALRKIRTYRSCKSCRLSKTKCNGDRPKCSRCTAKKTECVYDGGSAPRWARNLDHGSRAEGSRSKSRELAAIAVLAEGSDEAENPQLATPLTSNGSAEPQIPGEVPGLNGLESLQSVASIEPSGSDILSWLVSPSLPTGRNLRRVVEQYFANVHPIRCFAFVHKPSFMRQLDKGFATDDESALLHIICAHGAKFYVLNQHEHTPAAGFIRLAGNQWAKRAEFLVLTNFGKISVQRLMVAILLHDFHFRQGEYSNALMLSGLAVRMAHALKINVEASPDVLCSEAKESTPSVVTRESRRRLMWACYVLDAWAGSGIDQLTLLRENDIKIQLPTNERNFGLRIASVTETLGVGHVLQFLPPSVVPRKPSANMGIMAYYIRVVALWKRIVRYVNQLDSNLPPWLPDSPFAALDADLRLWQRELPEFVEYSMETIYARLDSNQLGALVLIHCTYHHNYLELYKISMPDLFKLPKPLSVPPEHHDFLQSAQANCYHHAQQIADILAEASDHGAHLLSDSLLPYFVYDSSRVMLYYVARLLDPVRPDAQSKMEDAINAVESNRRVLKMMSALFPIAQSLSNTIDRWLSKIRQSTSHNDLVSRMLSEVRSETHEGEKSTRVSVSPVHATPEFSLPSISLHSLARTGIATRRAADRASGVRGLSWSAESPGAAAWDRNNAAQQLVGLSQDVLTSSRSGLQHEQPVPTALPQLSPPAYSKRNAPTQPMCEALDLDDLQNFLSWDMYGIMDMGDPVPDDGPEDMTMRSWSGSSDAI; the protein is encoded by the exons ATGGGCTGTCGGGTGTGCAGAGCGCGCAAG GTCAAGTGTGATGGCCGCCCCAACGGATGTCGCAACTGCGAGCGCCTCCAGCTCGACTGCGTGGGCGACAATGGCTTGACCGCCAGCCGCAACACGCCCATGGCCCTGCGCAAGATCCGCACCTATCGATCGTGCAAGAGCTGTCGCCTGTCCAAGACCAAGTGCAACGGCGACCGCCCGAAGTGCTCGCGATGCACCGCCAAGAAGACCGAGTGTGTGTACGACGGCGGCTCGGCCCCGCGATGGGCTCGCAACCTGGACCACGGATCGAGGGCCGAAGGCAGCCGGAGCAAGTCGCGCGAGCTGGCTGCCATCGCTGTGCTTGCCGAGGGCAGCGATGAGGCTGAGAACCCTCAGTTGGCCACGCCATTGACCAGCAACGGATCGGCAGAGCCGCAGATTCCGGGCGAGGTGCCGGGGCTGAATGGCCTCGAAAGCTTGCAGAGCGTTGCTTCTATCGAACCATCAGGATCAGACATTTTGTCATG GCTTGTCTCACCAAGTCTTCCCACCGGCCGCAACTTGCGCCGTGTCGTGGAGCAATACTTTGCCAACGTCCATCCCATCCGCTGTTTCGCCTTTGTACATAAGCCGTCGTTCATGCGGCAGCTGGACAAGGGCTTTGCGACGGACGATGAATCGGCACTGCTGCACATCATTTGTGCTCATGGTGCAAA GTTCTACGTTTTGAATCAACATGAACACACACCAGCCGCTGGTTTTATCCGCCTGGCAGGCAACCAGTGGGCCAAGAGAGCTGAGTTCCTCGTCTTGACCAATTTTGGAAAGATTTCTGTTCAAAGGCTCATG GTCGCAATATTGCTTCATGACTTTCACTTCCGACAAGGAGAGTATTCCAATGCCCTGATGCTAAGCGGTCTTGCTGTCCGCATGGCTCATGCCCTGAAAATCAACGTCGAAGCATCCCCCGATGTTCTTTGCAGTGAAGCCAAAGAATCGACCCCATCAGTTGTCACCAGAGAAAGCCGTCGGAGGCTCATGTGGGCGTGTTACGTCCTCGATGCATGGGCAGGTAGTGGTATCGACCAGCTTACCCTTCTACGCGAAAACGATATTAAGATCCAACTGCCTACGAATGAAAGAAATTTCGGGCTTCGAATCGCATCGGTGACGGAAACTCTAGGCGTAGGCCATGTCCTCCAATTCTTACCGCCGTCCGTGGTGCCGAGAAAGCCGTCTGCGAACATGGGCATCATGGCATACTACATCCGAGTAGTAGCGCTCTGGAAACGAATCGTCAGATATGTAAATCAGCTCGACTCCAATCTTCCTCCTTGGCTCCCCGACTCACCATTCGCCGCCCTCGACGCCGATCTCCGCCTGTGGCAGAGGGAGCTGCCCGAATTTGTCGAATACTCTATGGAAACTATTTATGCTCGACTGGATTCAAATCAGCTAGGAGCACTGGTCCTAATACACTGCACATACCACCACAACTACTTGGAGCTCTACAAGATATCCATGCCGGACCTATTCAAGCTTCCCAAGCCCCTTTCCGTGCCACCAGAACATCATGACTTTCTTCAATCTGCACAAGCCAATTGCTACCATCATGCGCAGCAGATTGCAGATATTCTGGCTGAAGCTTCCGATCATGGAGCTCACTTGTTATCTGACAGTTTGCTGCCATATTTTGTGTACGACAGCAGTAGGGTGATGCTGTACTACGTTGCGCGGCTGCTCGACCCAGTCAGGCCCGATGCCCAGTCAAAGATGGAAGATGCCATCAATGCTGTTGAGAGCAACCGTCGGGTTCTTAAGATGATGTCTGCCCTATTTCCAATTGCGCAATCGCTA TCAAATACAATTGATAGATGGCTGTCCAAGATCCGGCAATCCACTAGCCACAATGATCTTGTGAGCAGGATGCTGTCTGAAGTCCGCTCTGAAACTCACGAGGGCGAAAA ATCAACTCGTGTGTCCGTTAGCCCCGTTCACGCCACACCAGAGTTCAGCCTTCCCTCCATCTCTCTTCACTCGCTTGCACGGACAGGTATTGCAACAAGACGAGCGGCGGATCGTGCAAGCGGCGTTCGGGGATTGAGCTGGTCAGCCGAAAGTCCAGGTGCCGCCGCATGGGACCGCAACAATgcggcgcagcagcttgtcgGTCTCAGCCAAGACGTCCTCACTTCATCACGGTCGGGTCTTCAGCATGAGCAGCCGGTGCCAACAGCGTTGCCGCAGCTGTCGCCTCCAGCCTATTCCAAGCGAAACGCCCCGACCCAGCCAATGTGCGAAGCACTCGACTTGGATGATTTGCAAAACTTTTTATCGTGGGATATGTACGGTATAATGGACATGGGTGACCCCGTTCCGGATGACGGGCCAGAAGACATGACTATGCGGTCGTGGTCGGGATCCAGCGATGCGATATAA